From Lycium ferocissimum isolate CSIRO_LF1 chromosome 12, AGI_CSIRO_Lferr_CH_V1, whole genome shotgun sequence, one genomic window encodes:
- the LOC132040434 gene encoding B3 domain-containing protein At5g60140-like — MEKGFFEFFHPKNSSERLKIPTAYMDYKNGKLPRKVSLRDRFGNMWPIEVARIGKDSYFQYGWEKFVEENKVKYGDFLIFDYDEKGVFDFKHMGTTCCEKKRAGGLKLAAKEEEKEEINDDHQMNVEPEGKWLSDSSSRLSDSDDDYIVVEEEVEEDKEYDVVEEKVEEVKAEENERATIICKKKDTRSRGRRVNEEEVEKEEDEVETEKAPHSKYRPVEEEKDTKKAPSSKHRFMEEEEDDEEEQEEENERASISMKEILRSKCGFAEEEDEEYEETEEGKEDSEKASILKEKAPHSKRRFTKEEEDDEEEECDEEEEEEENERAGTFKKKASCSKAGCKRVSVRKERYYYDHYGTEIFKSGRATQPKNPYFVAKIRAERRNQLYVPIAVVRDNKLKLPSSMTIRSAGKEYETKLKIWKDGRIWLHGGWRSLCRWNLVEKNDWCICEFVRGKGKKGLYLRVQVLHEGASSNSSKKK; from the exons AAAATCCCCACAGCTTATATGGATTACAAGAATGGAAAGTTACCTAGGAAGGTTTCTCTTAGGGATCGGTTTGGAAATATGTGGCCTATAGAAGTGGCCAGAATAGGAAAAGATTCTTATTTCCAATACGGATGGGAGAAATTCGTCGAGGAGAACAAAGTAAAATATggagattttttaatttttgactatGATGAAAAAGGTGTATTTGACTTCAAACATATGGGAACCACTTGTTGTGAAAAGAAAAGAGCCGGAGGTTTAAAATTGGCTGCAAAGgaggaggaaaaagaagaaataaatgatGACCATCAAATGAATGTAGAGCCAGAAGGTAAGTGGCTCAGCGATAGCAGTAGTCGCTTATCTGATAGTGATGACGACTACATAGTAGTAGAAGAAGAGGTGGAAGAGGACAAGGAATATGATGTCGTCGAAGAAAAAGTCGAAGAAGTTAAGgcagaagaaaatgaaagggCAACAATAATTTGCAAGAAAAAGGATACACGGTCAAGAGGTAGACGTGTGAacgaagaagaagtagaaaaggAGGAAGATGAAGTAGAGACTGAAAAGGCGCCACATTCAAAATATAGACCcgtggaagaagaaaaagatactAAAAAGGCGCCTAGTTCAAAACACAGATtcatggaagaagaagaagatgatgaagaggaGCAGGAAGAGGAGAATGAAAGGGCAAGCATATCCATGAAAGAAATACTACGTTCAAAATGCGGATTTGCGGAAGAGGAAGATGAGGAATATGAAGAAACTGAGGAGGGGAAAGAAGATAGTGAAAAGGCAAGCATATTAAAAGAAAAGGCACCACATTCAAAACGCAGATTCacgaaagaggaagaagatgatgaagaggaGGAATGTGacgaagaggaagaggaagaagagaatgAAAGGGCTGgcactttcaagaaaaaggcGTCATGTTCAAAAG CTGGATGCAAAAGAGTCTCTGTTCGCAAGGAGAGGTATTACTATGATCATTATGGTACAGAAATATTCAAAAGTGGACGCGCAACTCAGCCTAAAAATCCTTACTTTGTAGCGAAAATACGAGCAGAAAGGAGAAACCAACTA TATGTTCCGATTGCTGTGGTGAGAGACAATAAACTTAAACTCCCTTCAAGCATGACCATTCGCTCTGCTGGCAAAGAATATGAGACAAAACTCAAGATTTGGAAGGATGGTAGAATATGGCTACATGGAGGATGGCGCAGTTTATGCAGATGGAACCTTGTGGAGAAAAATGATTGGTGCATTTGTGAATTTGTGAGAGGAAAAGGCAAAAAAGGCCTTTACTTGCGAGTTCAAGTTCTTCATGAGGGAGCAAGTTCCAATtccagcaaaaaaaaataa